A window of Aeromicrobium duanguangcaii genomic DNA:
CTGCGTCACACCATTGCTTGCCTACTACCAGATCGGGTCATGCGCTCTGCCGCACCATTGTCTCCGAAGAGACGGTAGGTGCGGTTTCGGGCACTTAGCATCACTGGATTCAGCATGGGCGATTCAATGCCGGTACGGGAATATCAACCCGTTGTCCATCGACTACGCCTGTCGGCCTCGCCTTAGGTCCCGACTTACCCAGGGAAGATTAGCTTGACCCTGGAACCCTTGGTCATTCGGTGGAAGAGTTTCTCACTCTTCATTCGCTACTCATGCCTGCATTCTCACTCGTGTCGCATCCACGGCTGGGTTACCCCGCCGCTTCGCTCGCGACACGACGCTCCCCTACCGATCCACACGGCTGGACCACGAAGGCCTACCTCATGTGTGAATCCCATAGCTTCGGTGGATTGCTTGAGCCCCGCTAAATTGTCGGCGCGGAATTACTTGACCAGTGAGCTATTACGCACTCTTTCAAGGATGGCTGCTTCTAAGCCAACCTCCTGGTTGTCTCTGCGACTCCACATCCTTTTCCACTTAGCAATCGCTTTGGGACCTTAGCTGATGGTCTGGGCTGTTTCCCTCTCGACAATGGAGCTTATCCCCCACTGTCTCACTGCCACGCTCTCACTTACCGGCATTCGGAGTTTGGTTGAGTTCAGTAAGCTTGTAGGCCCCCTAGCCCATCCAGTGCTCTACCTCCGGTAAGAAACGCGTGACGCTGCACCTAAATGCATTTCGGGGAGAACCAGCTATCACGGAGTTTGATTGGCCTTTCACCCCTATCCACAGCTCATCCCCCCAGTTTTTAACCTAGGTGGGTTCGGTCCTCCACGCGGTCTTACCCGCGCTTCAACCTGGCCATGGATAGATCACTCCGCTTCGGGTCTAGATCGTGCAACTCAAGCGCCCTATTCGGACTCGCTTTCGCTACGGCTACGGCACTCGCCTTAACCTTGCTACACAACGCTAACTCGCAGGCTCATTCTTCAAAAGGCACGCTGTCACAATTCCCTAAGGAACAGCTCCAACGGATTGTATGCACACGGTTTCAGGTACTATTTCACTCCCCTCCCGGGGTACTTTTCACCTTTCCCTCACGGTACTAGTCCGCTATCGGTCATCGAGGAGTATTTAGGCTTAGCGGGTGGTCCCGCCAGATTCACACCGAATTTCAGGGGTTCGGTGTTACTCGGGATGACGCACAAGAGCCATGAGCTTACGGTTACGGGGATCTCACCCTCTATGTCACGACTTTCCAGTCGGTTTCACCTTCACTCATGGTTTATGACTCTTTGACTGCTCGGCAGAACAATCTGTGCGGTCCCACAACCCCCTGGATGCAACGCCTGCCGGCTATCACACACCCAAGGTTTAGCCTAGGTCCGGTTTCGCTCGCCACTACTACCGGAATCACTATTGTTTTCTCTTCCTGTGGGTACTGAGATGTTTCACTTCCCCACGTTCCCTCCAAACGCCCTATGTGTTCAGGCGCAGGTACTCAGACTTTCCTCTGAGTGGGTTTCCCCATTCGGACACCCCCGGATCACAGCTCGGTTGTCAACTCCCCGGGGCTTTTCGCAGACTCCAACGTCCTTCATCGGCTCTCGATGCCAAGGCATCCACCATGTGCACTTAGTAGCTTGTTATTACTACAAAGATGCTCGCGTCCACTGTGAAGTTCTCAAAATACGATCGGTCCCGTACAAATTTCCACGCCTACATCATTCCGAAGAATCATGCGGTTCGCGGGGGTGTACGGTCCGAGGAATCCAGCATTAGATGCTGATCCCTCAGGACCCAACAGTGTGCCTGAGTTGTCGCTGCGTCCCACCGAATTTCCACGCCCCAGAAGGGCAGTACTGACGATGTTCCGCCGGCGACAAGCCAAATAGTCGACGTCCACTAGTGAGCTGGACCGCGTCAGACATTCGCTGACGAACGAGTCCGCCTGGACTCTACAAAGAGAGCCAGATGCTCCTTAGAAAGGAGGTGATCCAGCCGCACCTTCCGGTACGGCTACCTTGTTACGACTTCGTCCCAATCGCCAGCCCCACCTTCGACAGCTCCCTCCGTAAACGGTTGGGCCACTGGCTTCGGGTGTTGCCGACTTTCATGACGTGACGGGCGGTGTGTACAAGGCCCGGGAACGTATTCACCGCAGCGTTGCTGATCTGCGATTACTAGCGACTCCGACTTCATGGGGTCGAGTTGCAGACCCCAATCCGAACTGAGACCGGCTTTTTGGGATTCGCTCCACCTCGCGGTTTCGCAGCCCATTGTACCGGCCATTGTAGCATGCTTGAAGCCCTGGACATAAGGGGCATGAAGACTTGACGTCATCCCCACCTTCCTCCGAGTTGACCCCGGCAGTCTCCTATGAGTCCCCACCATTACGTGCTGGCAACATAGGACGAGGGTTGCGCTCGTTGCGGGACTTAACCCAACATCTCACGACACGAGCTGACGACAGCCATGCACCACCTGTATACCGACCACAAGGGGGGCCGTATCTCTACGGCTTTCCGGCATATGTCAAACCCAGGTAAGGTTCTTCGCGTTGCATCGAATTAATCAGCATGCTCCGCCGCTTGTGCGGGCCCCCGTCAATTCCTTTGAGTTTTAGCCTTGCGGCCGTACTCCCCAGGCGGGGCGCTTAATGCGTTAGCTGCGGCACGGAGACCGTGGAAGGTCCCCACACCTAGCGCCCAACGTTTACGGCATGGACTACCAGGGTATCTAATCCTGTTCGCTCCCCATGCTTTCGCTCCTCAGCGTCAGGTAATGCCCAGAGAACCGCCTTCGCCACCGGTGTTCCTCCTGATATCTGCGCATTCCACCGCTACACCAGGAATTCCGTTCTCCCCTGCATACCTCTAGTTTGCCCGTATCGTAAGCACGCTCAGGGTTGAGCCCTGAGTTTTCACTTCCGACGTGACAAACCGCCTACGAGCCCTTTACGCCCAATAATTCCGGACAACGCTCGGACCCTACGTATTACCGCGGCTGCTGGCACGTAGTTGGCCGGTCCTTCTTCTGCAGGTACCGTCACTTTCGCTTCGTCCCTGCTGAAAGAGGTTTACAACCCGAAGGCCGTCATCCCTCACGCGGCGTTGCTGGATCAGGCTTTCGCCCATTGTCCAATATTCCCCACTGCTGCCTCCCGTAGGAGTCTGGGCCGTGTCTCAGTCCCAGTGTGGCCGGTCACCCTCTCAGGCCGGCTACCCGTCGTCGCCTTGGTGAGCCATTACCTCACCAACAAGCTGATAGGCCGCGAGTCCATCCCATTCCGCCGGAGCTTTCCACCACCAGAAGATGCCTTCGGTGGTCGTATTCGGCATTAGCCAGCGTTTCCACTGGTTATTCCGATGAATGGGGCAGGTTACTCACGTGTTACTCACCCGTTCGCCGCTCGTGTACTCCCGAAGGAGCCTTACCGCTCGACTTGCATGTGTTAAGCACGCCGCCAGCGTTCGTCCTGAGCCAGGATCAAACTCTCCGTTGAAAATCTCCCACACCCGAAGGCATGGTCAACATCTAGAAAATTTGATTCCTGACAAGTTATGACTGCTGACAGTCATTAGTTGTCGGAATTGTCCCTGCGGCTCCGCGCGACAACCAGATCACTTAAGACCAGATCATCCTTCGCAGCCGCCGGGGTACTGATAATAATTCGTCGACTTTTGGCACACTGTTGAGTTCTCAAGGATCAGACGCACACCACCAGCTCAACCGTCTCCGGCAAGCCCGCAGGGCAACTCGTCTAATTTACATCGCCGTTGTCACCAGGTCAAACCCGGGTCGGTCACGATGTGCGCTACGTTTTCCGCGGCCAGTCTCCGGCCCTCTCACGAGTGCCTGGCGTTAACCGCTTCGGTCTGCGCTTCGCTGCGCCGTTCGGTGCAACAAGAAGAACATTACACAGACGTTTCCAGCCATGGCAAATCGGGTCCCCGGTGTCCTGCGTCACACCTGAAATACCAGCCCATTTCGGCCCCACTGAGACCCCTGAGACGCCTGTGACAACCGCAGGGACGACAAACGGCGGCCGGCCCCCGGTCTGAAAAAAGACCGACTGCCGACCGCCGTTGACGGGTGGTGGGATCAGGTGAGCGCGCGGGTGATCGGTTCGATCGCGAAGTAGGCCACGAAGAGCGCCGCGATCAGCCACAGCAGCAGGTGCACCTGACGCGCCTTGCCCATCGCGAGCTTGAGGACGACGTACGACAGGAAGCCGGCGCCGATGCCTGCGGTGATCGAGTACGTGAACGGCATGACGGCGATCGTCAGGAACGCGGGGATCGCGATCTCGACATCGGTCCAATCGATCCCCGTCACCTGGGTCATCATCAGGAAGCCCACCAGGACGAGAGCCGCCACAGCCGCCTCGTTCGGGATGATCTGCACGATCGGCGTGAAGATGGTCGCCAGCAGGAAGCACAGGCCGGTGACGACGCTCGCCAGGCCCGTCCGGGCACCGTCGGCCACACCAGCGGTCGACTCGACGTACGACGTGTTGCTCGAGATCCCCGCAGCGCCGCCCACGGCGGCAGCGACGGAGTCGACGATCAGGATCTTCTGCGTTCCCTCGGGAGCGCCGTCCTTGTCGTTCAGACCGGCCTCGGCGCCGACGGCGGTCATCGTGCCCATCGTGTCGAAGAAGTCCGCCAGCATCAGGGTGAAGACCAGGAGGATCGCGGCGATGGCGCCCACCCGCTCGAACGAGCCGAACAGGTTGAAGTCACCCAGCAGGGACAGGTCCGGCTTCGAGACCAGCTTGTCGGGCCACGCCGGGACGTTGAGGTTCCAGCCCTTGGAGGTCGGGTCGCCGTTGGCGCCGGGGATGTCGGTGATCATCTGGACGATGATCGCGACGACGGTCGTGACGGCGATGCCGATCAGGATGGCTCCGGGCACGCGCCGGGCGTGCAGGCTGATCATCAGCAGCAGGCCGAAGCAGAACACCAGGACCGGCCAGCCGGTCAGCTCGCCGCCGATGCCCATGCCGACCGGCGGGGACGCGTTGCCCGTGGTGCGCACGAAGCCGGCGTCGATCAGAGCGATCAGCGTCAGGAACAGACCGATGCCGACGGCGATGGCCGTCTTCAGCTGCGCAGGCACCGCGTCGAACACGGCCTTGCGGAAGCCGGTCAGCACCAGTACGAGGATCACGACGCCCTCGAGGATGACCAGACCCATCGCGTCGGCCCACGTCATCTGCGTGGCGACCGAGTAGGCGACGAAGGCGTTGAGGCCCAGGCCGGTGGCCAGAGCGAGGGGGAAGTTCGCGACGACTCCCATCAGGATCGTCAACAGTCCGGCGACGAGCGCCGTACACGCTGCGATCGTGGCGAATCCCGAGCCTGGCTCGGTGCCTCCTCCGAGGAATTTGCCGTCCGCGTCCGCGACACCGCTGAGGATGATCGGGTTGAGGACGATGATGTAGGCCATCGTGAGGAAGGTCACGACTCCGCCGCGAACCTCCTGGCCGAACGATGAACCGCGCTGGGAGATCTTGAAGTAGCGATCGAGAGTAGTCAACACGTCTCAGTATTGTGCCAACCCTTGGAATTCCGCGGCACATCGGGGTTCTCAGGGATTTCTACGGCGGCCTTCGGCGAACGGACAGGTACGCTCGCCAGACTGTTCGGCATACGCCATCTAGAGGAAACGAGAACCCCACCCATGCGGAACCTGAAGGCACTCCCCGTCGTCCTGTTGCTCGCCGCGGCCCCACTGGCCGCCTGCGGCTCGAACGACGACGACAAGGACGACGCGAAGAAGGCGGACTGCGCCGACTACCAGTCCGGATCGTCCAGTGACGCGGTGAAGGTCAGCGGCGAGTTCGGCCAGCGTGGCCCGAAGGCGACCTTCAAGGCTCCGCTCACGGTCAAGGCGGACGATCTGCAGCGCACCGTCGTCGACGAGGGCAAGGGCGACGACACCGCCAAGGGCGAGCAGGTCGAGGCCGTCATCACCGTCTTCAACGGCCGCACGGGCAAGCAGGCCCTGAGCGAGCCGGCCACGCTGACCGTCGGCGACGACAAGACGTTCGAGGCGTTCCGGGCCAGCATCGAGTGCGTGCCCACGGGCTCGCGGGTCGTGACCACGGTCGTGGCCTCCGATGTCTATGGCGACCAGGGCTATCCCGAGCTCGACATCAAGGCCGATGACGCCCTTGTCGTCGTGACCGACGTCGTCGACGTGCGCGAGGAGATCAAGGCCAAGGAGTGGAAGAAGGACGTCCCGAAGGTCTCGCTGACGGGCGAGGAGCCGAAGGTCACCCTGCCCAAGACCGATCCCCCGAAGGATGTCCTGGTCAAGGTGCTGAAGGAGGGTGACGGCAAGACGGTGAAGGCCGGCGACTCCCTGACCGTCAACTACCAGGGGCGCACCTGGGAGGACGGCGGCAAGATCTTCCAGCAGACCTTCGGCAAGGACGGCCAGCCGGCGCAGATGAGCACCACCGAGGTCGTGCAGGGCTTCGCGGCCGGCGTGATCGGGCAGAAGGTCGGCTCGACGGTGATCGTCACGATGCCGCCCGAGTACGGCTTCGGCACCGAGCCCTCCGAGCAGAACCCGCTCGCCGGCAAGTCGGTGCTGTTCGTCGTCGAGATCGTCTCGATCAACTCCTGACCCGGGCGCGGCGTCAGAAGGTCCCTTCTGGCGCCGCGACCCGCGAGTCGGACCCGCGGAACGGCTCCGCCGCCGCAGCGATCCGGCTCAACAGCGCCGACCACCAGGCGTCGTCGCGATAGGTGCGGGTCTCGTCCCACGTGTCGCCCTGGCCGTCGATCCCCTCGCGCAGGATGTCGAGGTGGCCGGCGTGCTGCGCGGTCTCGGAGACCAGGTGCACCAGCAGCCGGTCGAAGGTGGTGTCGCCCTTCGACCACCACGGCACGGTGGCCGGCGAGTCGATCGGCAGCGTCGCGGCGGCACGCTCGGTGTGCTCCCCCGCGGCGACGTAGAGGGCGATCACCGACTCCGCGCTCTCGTCGGCGGTCAGCCACAGGTCGCCGTTGATCGCCTCGTCCGCCTCCTTCCAGGGCGACCCCAGGTCGCACGGGAACCCGGCGCAGTCCGAGACGTACTCGAGCTCGACGAGCGCCAGGTGCTTGACCACCCCCAACAGGTTCGTCCCCGACCGGGTCAACGGCCGGCGGGCGTCGTACTCGGGCACGCCGTGCACGGCCCGCAGGACGGCGCGGCGGTTCCGGCGCAGGTACTCCAGACAGGTCTGGCGATCGATCATCTGCTCTGCCTCCACTCGGGGTCGCGGCCGATGAAGCCCATGAGCCGCACCACCGCATCTCGTTCGGGGGACACCGGGACAGCCGGGCCGTACTGGCCGGAGTCCCGCAGCATCTGGTCGTGCGAGCGCATGCCCTCGAGGAGCTGCTCGCACTCGACCGGGTCCAGGCCGGAGGGGACAGCGGCCGCCTCGGCGAGGTCCCAGGTGTGCATCAGCACGTCCGTCGAGTAGAACCGGTCGATCACCGCGCCGAGCCGGTCGGTGCCCAGCTGCGGATGCGTGAAGTCGTCGGTCGCGGCGGACGAGTCGAGCAGGCCCTGGATCTCGGCGGCGTGGGTGCGCCACGTGCCGAGTGGGTCGTCGGCGTCGACAGGACGAGCGAGATCGATCCCGCCGGACGCGAGGAAGCCCTGCGACCAGGTCACCAGGTGCAGGACGACGTCGCGTGCCTGCCACGAGGAGACGGGCGTGGGAGCGTCCCAGTCGGCGACCTGCCCGACCACGGTCCCGAAGCCCTCGGCGACCCGGCGATGGCGACCGGCCGCTGCGTGACCGGGTGAGGCGTCCTGCGGTGCGGGCATCTCGTCCTCCTCCGACGACTGGGACCAGTCGACCGCCCGGAAGGCCGCGCGTCAAGGCGAGCGCAGGCGACACGGCCGCGCCGCTTGATCCTCACCGCCGCCGCACGAGACGGTGGCGACGTGACCGAACTGCACGAACTGGACGCGCACGACCTGGCCGCCACGATCGCGCGGGGCGACGTCTCCTGCGTCGAGGTGACCCGACACTTCCTCGAGCGGGTCGAGGCCGACGAGCTGGGCGCATTCGTCACCGTCACGTCCGACCGTGCCCTCACTCGTGCCGCCGAGCTCGATGCGATGACCGACCGGCCGGCCTTCGCCGGTGTCCCGACCGCGTTCAAGGACCTGACGATGACGGCCGGCGTGCCGACCTCGATGGGGTCGCGGCTGATGGCCGGACGGGTACCCGACCACAACGCGCACGTCGTGGATCTCGTCGAGGCGGCCGGCTTCGTCAGCCTCGGCAAGTCGAACACCCCCGAGTTCGGCCTCAGCTCGTACACCGACAACGACGTCGTCGGGCCGGCATGCTGCCCGGCCGATCCCCGGCTGAACGCCGGCGGCTCGAGCGGTGGTGCGGCCGCGGCCGTCGGATCGCACCTGCTGCCGTGGGCCCCGGGCAGCGACGGGGGTGGCTCCATCCGCATCCCCGCGTCGTGCTGCGGGGTCATCGGGTTCAAGCCGTCGCGCGGACGGATCGGCGCCGGTCCGGACTCGCCGACGTGGAGCGGACTCGCGACCGACGGCGTCCTGGCGCGCTCGGTGCGCGACGTGGCCGCGGTGCTCGACCTCCTCGCGCGGCCGGTGCCGGGGTCGTCCCGGGTCTGGCCGGCGCCGGCGACCCCGTTCGCCGAGGCGGCGACCCGCGACCCCGGACGCCTGCGGATCGCGACGTGGACCGACCCCTACCTCGACTTCGCCACGGCCTCCCCCGGCTCCGTCGCCGCCGTCGAGGCGGCGCGCGACTCTCTCGCCGCGCTGGGCCACGAGATCGTCGAGGTCGCGAATCCCTGGCCCGCGGAGCTGGAGCAGCAGTTCAACGTGGTCTGGTCCGCCGGCATGGCCTCGGTCCCCCTGCCGGACGAGGCGATCGCGCAACTGCGGCCCACGACCCGCTACTGGCACGAGCGCGGCGGCCGGGCGTCGGCTCCCCAGCTGGCGGCAGCGATGACGTACCTCGAGCTCACCACGGCGGCCGTCAACGCCTCACTGGCGGACGTGGACCTGTTCCTGACGCCGACGCTCGCGCTTCCGCCACAGCCGCACGCCTGGTTCACCGAGTCGGGCGATCCGGCCGAGGACCACCGGCGCGAGCTGCTGTTCACCCCGTACACCGCGCTGATGAACATGAGCGGCCAGCCCGCGGTCAGCGTGCCGGGCCACGTGCACGAGGGCCTGCCGGTCGGCGTGATGCTCGCCGGCCACGTCGGGGCCGACGCGCTCGTCCTGCAGGTCGCCGACCAGCTGGTCAGCCGCGCGCGGTCAT
This region includes:
- a CDS encoding FKBP-type peptidyl-prolyl cis-trans isomerase, which codes for MRNLKALPVVLLLAAAPLAACGSNDDDKDDAKKADCADYQSGSSSDAVKVSGEFGQRGPKATFKAPLTVKADDLQRTVVDEGKGDDTAKGEQVEAVITVFNGRTGKQALSEPATLTVGDDKTFEAFRASIECVPTGSRVVTTVVASDVYGDQGYPELDIKADDALVVVTDVVDVREEIKAKEWKKDVPKVSLTGEEPKVTLPKTDPPKDVLVKVLKEGDGKTVKAGDSLTVNYQGRTWEDGGKIFQQTFGKDGQPAQMSTTEVVQGFAAGVIGQKVGSTVIVTMPPEYGFGTEPSEQNPLAGKSVLFVVEIVSINS
- a CDS encoding amidase: MTELHELDAHDLAATIARGDVSCVEVTRHFLERVEADELGAFVTVTSDRALTRAAELDAMTDRPAFAGVPTAFKDLTMTAGVPTSMGSRLMAGRVPDHNAHVVDLVEAAGFVSLGKSNTPEFGLSSYTDNDVVGPACCPADPRLNAGGSSGGAAAAVGSHLLPWAPGSDGGGSIRIPASCCGVIGFKPSRGRIGAGPDSPTWSGLATDGVLARSVRDVAAVLDLLARPVPGSSRVWPAPATPFAEAATRDPGRLRIATWTDPYLDFATASPGSVAAVEAARDSLAALGHEIVEVANPWPAELEQQFNVVWSAGMASVPLPDEAIAQLRPTTRYWHERGGRASAPQLAAAMTYLELTTAAVNASLADVDLFLTPTLALPPQPHAWFTESGDPAEDHRRELLFTPYTALMNMSGQPAVSVPGHVHEGLPVGVMLAGHVGADALVLQVADQLVSRARS
- a CDS encoding DinB family protein, yielding MIDRQTCLEYLRRNRRAVLRAVHGVPEYDARRPLTRSGTNLLGVVKHLALVELEYVSDCAGFPCDLGSPWKEADEAINGDLWLTADESAESVIALYVAAGEHTERAAATLPIDSPATVPWWSKGDTTFDRLLVHLVSETAQHAGHLDILREGIDGQGDTWDETRTYRDDAWWSALLSRIAAAAEPFRGSDSRVAAPEGTF
- a CDS encoding DinB family protein; its protein translation is MPAPQDASPGHAAAGRHRRVAEGFGTVVGQVADWDAPTPVSSWQARDVVLHLVTWSQGFLASGGIDLARPVDADDPLGTWRTHAAEIQGLLDSSAATDDFTHPQLGTDRLGAVIDRFYSTDVLMHTWDLAEAAAVPSGLDPVECEQLLEGMRSHDQMLRDSGQYGPAVPVSPERDAVVRLMGFIGRDPEWRQSR